The genomic window AGCCTGGCCGCCGTGGCCTGGGCCGCCCGCGAGGCCGTGCTCCGCGGCCTCCCTCTCCGTATCGTGCACGCCTGGCTGTGGCAGCCGCTGGACGTGCCGATCGTCCAGGACAAGGAGACGCAGGCCCGGTCGGCCGAACGCCTGGTGCGCGAGGCGGGGGCGGCGGTGTCCGCCCGGTACCCCGACCTACCGGTCACCACCGAGGTGGTCCCGGACACGCCGGTCGCCGCCCTGCTGGGCGAGGCCGAGCGGTCCCGGATGCTGGTGCTCGGCTCGCGGGGGCACGGCGCAATCGTGGGGTTCCTGGTCGGCTCGTACGGCCAGCAGGTGATCGCCTCCGCCGGGTGCCCCGTCGTCTCGGTCCGGGCCCCCGCCGCAGATGCCGAGGCCCCAAAGGAACCCCAGCCGCGGGACGGCGATGAGATCGTCGTGGGCCAGCAGGGCTCGGCGGAGGACAGCGCCGCGGTGCTCGGCTTCGCCTTCGAGACCGCGGCCGCACACGGCGCGCCCGTGCGCGCGGTACGGGCATGGAGCCTGCCGCCCTTCTTCGCCTACAGTCCCGGAACGCTGCAACTGGTCGACGAGGCCGGGGGCCTGGAGCCGTACGAGAAGCAGGCGCTGGCCGAGGCACTCGCCCCGTGGCGGGAGCGCTTCCCCGACGTGGCGGTGACCGAGCACGTCGAGATCGGCAGCGCGGGGCAGGTGCTGCTGTCGGCGGTCTCCCGCGCCCAGTTGCTCGTGGTCGGCCGCCGGGCGCGCCGCTCCGCCATCGGCAAGCGCATCGGGTCTGTCGCCCATGCCTCGCTGCACCATGCGCCCTGCCCCGTGGTGGTCGTACCCCACACCTGAGCGAGGTGCTCGCGGCAGACCCGTACCGCCGTGAGCCCGCAGGCGGCAGACCCGTACCGCCGTGAGCCCGCAGGCGGCAGACCCGTACCGCCGTGACCGCAGGCGGCAGACCCGTACCGCCGTGAGCCCGCAGGCGGCAGACCCGTACCGCCGTGAGCCCGCAGCGGGACCACCGTCAGGACGGATGCCAGGCTCCGGAGGTGCTCCCAGGTCATGTCCTTCCACCACTTCGTCTCCCAGTCGTGGCTGTGGAAGCGGAAGAGAGAGAGCGTGTCGGCGGTGAACCGCGGTGGCGGTGCCGGGGCCAGGACGTCCAGGAACGCGCTGATCTCGTCCGCCAGGTCCGGGCGCAGGGCGAGCTCGTGCGAGGCCACGGACAGGTGGGCCCGGAACCGGTCCATCGAGAAGGGCCGGGTCAGGTGGTCCTCGTGCGGGAGGGACAGCGGCGCCGGCGCCTTGTGTACGGCGGCGACCAGGTCGGTCATCCCGGTGTTCGGCGTGCCGTCGGGGAGGTGGTGGATGTCGAAGACCAGGGCGCTGCCGAGCCGGACGATCCCGGAGTTGTACACCGTGAAGGAAGCCGCATCGGCGAGGAGCCGGTCCAGCACCTCGACCAGTTCGGCTTCGGTGACACCGCAGTGGATGTTCCCGGCGAGGGTGGCGTGGGGCGGAAAGGCGGCGCTGGAGACCAGCCCGAACTGCTGCTTCATCGTCAGGTGCAGCTGGGCCAGCATCGTGCAGGTGTGCGGGTCGGGGCGGAGGAAGACTCCATAGCGGTGGGGGCTGCGGGCGGTCACCGGCCCACCTGCTCCCGGTACTGCCGGATGTCGCGGTTGGCGGCGGCCTCGGCATCCTGGAGGGGCCGGTCGAGGGGGGCTGCGACACGGTGCACCGCATGCGGGAACGTTCCCATCGATGTGCAGGGAGACGGGCGTGACGCTCGGCGGGAAACCCCTTGCGGATGCGGCGGGACCGGCAGGGCGCAGCCCCTTCTGGCCTCGTGATGCAATGCCGCTCATGGCAACTCTCATTGATAAGGCGCAGGTGTTCCGTTCCCTGCATGTGCCGGGCACACCGGTGGTCCTGCCCAACGCATGGGACGTGGCGTCCGCGCGAGTGGTCGCGGACGCCGGCGCCCTCGCCGTTGCGACCACCAGCGCCGGGGTCGCCTGGTCGCTCGGTCGCGGTGACGGCGACCACCTCACCCGAGACCAGGCGCTCGGAGCGATCGCCCGGATCACGGCCGCCGTCGAGGCGCCGGTCACCGCCGACATCGAACGCGGCTACGCGTCCGACCCGGCCGGTGTGGCCGAGACCGTACGAGGTGTCCTCGCGGCCGGAGCGGTGGGCATCAACCTGGAGGACACTCTGCGTCCCGTCGCCGAGCAGGCCGAACGGCTCACAGCCGCCCGCAGGGCCGCGGACGACGCCGGTGTCCCGCTGTTCATCAACGCCCGTATCGACACGCACCGCCTGCCACCCGGTGACCGCACCGCCTGGCTCGACGAAACGCTCGCCCGTGCCCGCGCCTACGCGGCGGCCGGCGCGGACGGCATCTTCGTCCTCGGCACACCGGACGCCGAAACGGTCCGGACGCTCGTGTCCTCCCAACCCCTGCCGGTGAACGTCCTGGCAGGCCCCGGCTCCCTGCCCGTGTCCGAGCTGGCCGAGGCGGGCGCTGCCCGTATCAGCGCGGGTTCCTCCATCGCCGAGGCCGCGTACGGGTTGGTCCGGCGAGCGGCCTGCGAACTGCTGGAGAAGGGCACGACGACCACAGCGGAGGGCGGGTTCGACTACGCCACCCTCAACGCGCTGCTCCTCGCCGGACCGGAGCACTGAGCCGTGGTCAAGCACGCAGCCGCCGTCGGATCGCCCTCGGGGTGACCGTGCCGTGGTGCAGCGGGCCGGGCCGAGTGCGTCGGTCGCGGCCCGCTGCCGGCGGTCTGGCCAGGACCGTGGTGAGGCCAGGTCTGGCCAGGTCGCGGTGAGGTCAGGCCGGGCCAGGTCAGGGCCGCGGTGCGGCTAGGGCGGCGGCCAGGGCGGTGGTCAGGCCGGCGCGGCGGCGACCTTGCGGGCGGTCTTCACGATGTCGCCGGTCGGCCGTGTCGGGTACTCGGGGTGGTCGTGCAGCCAACCGTCCTCCTGCGGGAGGGAGCCGCCCACCTGCGCGCCGCGTGGGCCGCTCATCCCGAGGACCAGGCGTTGGTCGACCTCATCACCGAATGCACCACTCATGACGAGGAATTCTCGCGCCTGTGGGCCGAGCGAGAGGTCAAGGTCAACGGCCGCGGACGCAAGGCGATACGGCATCCTGACGTCGGCGCGATCGCCGTGCATTTCGAAGTACTCATGCCGCTTCAGGATACGGACCAGCGGTTGATGATCTGCCACGCCGCGGACGATGAGAGCCGGGCGGCACTGGACCGGCTGCGCACACGGTGATAAGGAACCGGACCCGTTCCCGAATGCGCTTCCGGTGCGACGCGAACGGACTGCTCCCGCGGGTCGGCTCAGCGGCGGACCAGCTCCCAGAGCGCGAGGCCCGCGAACAGACAGCCGACCGCGAGGCACGGAACGATCCTGCTCAAGCTTTTCCAGACGAGCCCCTGCCGGACCCCGC from Streptomyces sp. FIT100 includes these protein-coding regions:
- a CDS encoding universal stress protein, translating into MAPPITAGADGSPESLAAVAWAAREAVLRGLPLRIVHAWLWQPLDVPIVQDKETQARSAERLVREAGAAVSARYPDLPVTTEVVPDTPVAALLGEAERSRMLVLGSRGHGAIVGFLVGSYGQQVIASAGCPVVSVRAPAADAEAPKEPQPRDGDEIVVGQQGSAEDSAAVLGFAFETAAAHGAPVRAVRAWSLPPFFAYSPGTLQLVDEAGGLEPYEKQALAEALAPWRERFPDVAVTEHVEIGSAGQVLLSAVSRAQLLVVGRRARRSAIGKRIGSVAHASLHHAPCPVVVVPHT
- a CDS encoding isocitrate lyase/phosphoenolpyruvate mutase family protein → MATLIDKAQVFRSLHVPGTPVVLPNAWDVASARVVADAGALAVATTSAGVAWSLGRGDGDHLTRDQALGAIARITAAVEAPVTADIERGYASDPAGVAETVRGVLAAGAVGINLEDTLRPVAEQAERLTAARRAADDAGVPLFINARIDTHRLPPGDRTAWLDETLARARAYAAAGADGIFVLGTPDAETVRTLVSSQPLPVNVLAGPGSLPVSELAEAGAARISAGSSIAEAAYGLVRRAACELLEKGTTTTAEGGFDYATLNALLLAGPEH